A single region of the Aurantiacibacter sp. MUD11 genome encodes:
- a CDS encoding polyhydroxyalkanoate depolymerase — MLYSAYEMQRVWLGTASHWASVGAQLLDNPALPLGYMGMGPATASALKVFAHLYEERGKPEFDIQPVEIDGKAHAVSESVVLDKPFGSLRRFVREGLPDNAPKLLIVAPMSGHFATLLRGTVQRMVENQQVWITDWADARNVPLEDGHFDLDDYIDYLIEFLQFIGPDTHVLAVCQPSVPAFAATAVMGAAKDPCRPATLTMMGGPIDTRASPTSVNDLAMEKPLSWFKNNVIATVPLTYAGAGRKVYPGFLQLAGFISMNLADHMMSHYEMFKHMTVGDHDSAARTKQFYDEYLSVCDMTAEFYLQTIEHVFQEHSLPRGEFVHRGTPIDPDAIRDTALLAIEGEHDDISGIGQTRAALDLAEHLPLSKKKYHLARDVGHYGIFNGSKWRGRIAPVVEEWMRAHPSPTSK; from the coding sequence GTGCTTTATTCCGCCTATGAAATGCAGCGAGTGTGGCTGGGAACAGCCAGCCATTGGGCCTCTGTCGGGGCGCAATTGCTGGACAATCCAGCGCTGCCGCTGGGTTACATGGGTATGGGGCCGGCCACGGCTTCGGCGCTGAAGGTGTTCGCGCACCTCTATGAAGAGCGCGGCAAGCCGGAGTTCGACATCCAGCCGGTGGAAATCGACGGCAAGGCGCACGCGGTCAGCGAGAGCGTGGTGCTGGACAAGCCGTTCGGCAGCTTGCGCCGATTCGTGCGCGAGGGCCTGCCCGACAATGCCCCCAAGCTGCTGATCGTCGCGCCGATGAGCGGGCACTTCGCCACCCTGCTGCGCGGCACGGTGCAGCGCATGGTCGAAAACCAGCAGGTGTGGATCACCGACTGGGCGGATGCCCGCAACGTGCCGCTGGAAGACGGGCATTTCGACCTCGACGACTACATCGACTATCTGATCGAGTTCCTGCAGTTCATCGGGCCGGATACCCATGTGCTGGCCGTCTGCCAGCCTTCCGTCCCGGCCTTTGCCGCGACCGCCGTGATGGGCGCCGCGAAAGACCCGTGTCGCCCCGCCACGCTGACCATGATGGGCGGGCCGATCGACACCCGCGCCAGCCCCACCAGCGTCAACGACCTGGCGATGGAAAAGCCGCTCAGCTGGTTCAAGAACAACGTCATTGCCACCGTGCCGCTCACCTACGCGGGGGCCGGTCGCAAGGTCTATCCGGGCTTCCTGCAGTTGGCGGGCTTCATCTCGATGAACCTCGCCGACCACATGATGAGCCATTACGAGATGTTCAAACACATGACCGTGGGCGATCATGACAGCGCGGCGCGCACCAAGCAGTTCTACGATGAATACCTGTCGGTCTGCGACATGACCGCCGAGTTCTACCTGCAGACCATCGAGCACGTATTCCAGGAACACTCGTTGCCCAGGGGCGAGTTCGTCCATCGCGGCACCCCGATCGATCCTGATGCCATTCGCGACACCGCGCTGCTAGCGATCGAGGGCGAGCACGACGACATTTCCGGCATCGGCCAGACCCGCGCCGCGCTGGACCTGGCCGAGCACCTGCCGCTGTCGAAGAAGAAGTACCACCTCGCCCGCGACGTGGGCCACTACGGCATCTTCAATGGCAGCAAGTGGCGCGGCCGGATTGCGCCGGTGGTGGAAGAGTGGATGCGCGCGCATCCGTCGCCCACGAGCAAGTAG
- a CDS encoding acyltransferase family protein has translation MAGEPAGSGAARMIAPPIPPQRERFPHLAALTGLRGVAAWFVVFYHARLSLTDWMPEGALAAAGQGYLAVDLFFMLSGFVMWLNYGPKLREQGLSGAKSFWWRRFARIWPLHLAVLGALVAFALLLLATGRDAANYPLAELPLHVLLVQNWGFTPELTWNHPAWSISTELGAYLLFPFAVLAARWESLRPLALVAGVVLCAALLHAVFLVAGAETLGDQITRLGLVRCVLQFGIGILLANLWLAWRGRKSALAVYAACLACGAALLLGAPETLLVPLAFATLLLALALDGGPLARLLSSRPLVWLGDASYATYLVHFPLLVALKLVAVGDDLQIAPAVFAAYLLVLLVLSGALYRWLEKPAQKWLNSRSPYATRRAVPAE, from the coding sequence GTGGCTGGCGAACCGGCAGGCAGCGGAGCAGCCCGCATGATCGCCCCGCCGATCCCGCCGCAGAGGGAGCGTTTCCCGCACCTCGCCGCACTGACCGGCCTGCGCGGCGTGGCGGCGTGGTTCGTCGTCTTCTACCATGCGCGCCTGTCGCTCACCGACTGGATGCCCGAAGGGGCGCTGGCCGCAGCCGGCCAGGGCTATCTCGCGGTGGACCTGTTCTTCATGCTCTCCGGCTTCGTCATGTGGCTGAACTACGGGCCGAAGCTGCGCGAGCAGGGCTTGTCCGGGGCCAAGAGCTTCTGGTGGCGGCGCTTCGCGCGCATCTGGCCGCTGCACCTCGCGGTGCTGGGCGCGCTGGTGGCATTCGCCCTGCTGCTGCTGGCGACCGGCCGGGACGCAGCGAACTATCCGCTCGCCGAACTGCCGCTGCACGTGCTGCTGGTGCAGAACTGGGGCTTCACGCCCGAACTCACCTGGAACCACCCAGCCTGGTCGATCAGCACCGAGCTGGGCGCCTACCTGCTGTTCCCCTTCGCCGTCCTCGCCGCGCGCTGGGAAAGCCTGCGCCCGCTGGCGCTGGTGGCCGGCGTGGTGCTTTGCGCAGCGCTGCTGCACGCCGTCTTCTTGGTGGCCGGGGCCGAGACGCTGGGGGACCAGATCACCCGGCTGGGGCTGGTGCGCTGCGTGCTGCAATTCGGCATCGGCATACTGCTGGCGAACCTCTGGCTCGCCTGGCGTGGGCGCAAGTCCGCGCTGGCCGTCTACGCGGCCTGCCTGGCATGCGGCGCGGCGCTGCTGCTGGGCGCGCCCGAGACGCTGCTGGTCCCGCTCGCCTTTGCCACCCTGCTGCTGGCGCTGGCGCTGGACGGCGGGCCGCTGGCGAGGCTGCTGTCCTCGCGCCCGCTCGTCTGGCTGGGCGATGCGAGCTACGCGACCTATCTCGTCCACTTCCCGCTGCTGGTGGCGCTGAAGCTGGTGGCCGTGGGCGACGACCTGCAGATCGCGCCTGCTGTCTTCGCGGCCTACCTGCTGGTGCTGCTGGTGCTGTCAGGCGCGCTCTATCGCTGGCTGGAGAAACCCGCGCAGAAGTGGCTCAATTCACGGTCGCCATACGCCACGCGCAGGGCCGTTCCGGCGGAATAG
- a CDS encoding putative O-glycosylation ligase, exosortase A system-associated — MRDLVLLAFVAAIVAMGFRRPFLWVLLYIYVDIVTPQKIGYGIITSISLSLLCFVAAFAGYVLLDDKKGSRFTLRQALIVALLGWCGLTTYLLADFPEAALTKWDWVWKSLVFAAFLPLTLRTKLRLEAAALVMVLSAASIIISAGIKTVLSGGGYGTLVSLVDDNSGLYEGSTLSTVAIAMIPLTLWVAKHGSIFTERRLAMLFAVALVFAALLVPIGTQTRTGLICIAVLGVLALRSIRYRFVYAGLAGVAMLVALPFLPASYTERMSTITEYQADESASTRVAVWRWTLDYVQDNPLGGGFDAFLGNSFTYNTRQTVELGNTETVVYQEVTDEGRAYHSAYFEVLGEQGYPGFLLWLALHGLGLWHMERIRRRYRNSEDPAELRWRSLATALQHGHVVYLVGAVFVGVGYQPFMFMLLGLQIALYTLMKRDWKGTQEPHRPWLANRQAAEQPA, encoded by the coding sequence ATGCGTGACCTCGTCCTCCTCGCCTTCGTTGCCGCCATCGTGGCCATGGGCTTCCGCCGCCCGTTTCTGTGGGTGCTGCTGTATATCTACGTCGATATCGTCACGCCGCAGAAGATCGGCTACGGCATCATCACCTCGATCTCGCTGTCGCTGCTGTGTTTCGTCGCGGCCTTTGCCGGCTACGTGTTGCTGGATGACAAGAAGGGCAGCCGCTTCACCCTGCGGCAGGCGCTGATCGTCGCGCTGCTGGGGTGGTGCGGCCTCACCACCTACTTGCTGGCGGACTTTCCCGAGGCCGCGCTCACCAAGTGGGACTGGGTGTGGAAGAGCCTGGTCTTCGCCGCCTTCCTGCCATTGACGCTGCGCACCAAGCTGCGGCTGGAGGCAGCGGCGCTCGTCATGGTGCTGTCGGCCGCTTCGATCATCATCTCGGCCGGTATCAAGACGGTGTTGTCGGGCGGGGGCTATGGCACGCTCGTCTCGCTGGTGGACGACAATTCGGGCCTCTACGAAGGGTCCACCCTGTCGACCGTCGCCATCGCCATGATCCCGCTGACGCTGTGGGTGGCCAAACATGGCTCGATCTTCACCGAGCGGCGGCTGGCCATGCTGTTCGCCGTCGCGCTGGTCTTCGCCGCGCTGCTGGTGCCGATCGGCACGCAGACGCGCACCGGCCTGATCTGTATCGCCGTGCTCGGCGTGCTGGCGCTGCGCTCCATCAGGTACCGTTTCGTCTACGCCGGCCTTGCGGGCGTCGCGATGCTGGTGGCCTTGCCGTTCCTGCCCGCCAGCTACACCGAGCGCATGTCCACAATCACCGAATACCAGGCGGACGAGAGCGCGAGCACCCGCGTGGCGGTGTGGCGCTGGACGCTGGACTATGTGCAGGACAACCCGCTGGGCGGCGGCTTTGACGCCTTCCTCGGCAACAGCTTCACCTACAACACCCGCCAGACGGTGGAACTCGGCAATACCGAGACGGTGGTCTACCAGGAGGTAACGGACGAGGGGCGCGCCTACCACTCGGCCTATTTCGAGGTGCTGGGCGAGCAGGGCTATCCCGGCTTCCTGCTGTGGCTGGCGCTGCATGGTCTTGGCCTGTGGCACATGGAACGTATCCGCCGCCGCTATCGCAACAGTGAGGATCCGGCCGAGCTGCGCTGGCGCTCGCTGGCGACCGCCTTGCAGCACGGCCACGTGGTCTACCTCGTTGGCGCTGTGTTCGTGGGCGTGGGCTACCAGCCCTTCATGTTCATGCTGCTGGGCCTGCAGATCGCGCTGTACACGCTAATGAAGCGCGACTGGAAAGGCACGCAGGAACCGCATCGCCCGTGGCTGGCGAACCGGCAGGCAGCGGAGCAGCCCGCATGA
- a CDS encoding TIGR04063 family PEP-CTERM/XrtA system glycosyltransferase, with protein sequence MTRILHVLDHSLPMHSGYTFRTRAILRAQQGLGLEVRGITGQRHTADGPAVEEVDGLTFHRTPGQPGGPPGLKEWREIDALADAIVALAAEWKPDILHTHSPALNGLAAIRAGRKLGVPVVYEIRAFWEDAAVGNLTGREGSLKYRLTRQLENMAVSGADAVFTICEGLKADLVQRGFPAEKIGIMPNGVDLTTFGEPAARDAALAKELGIGDGPVIGFIGSFYDYEGLDDLIAAMPMLTQRHPGAHLLLVGGGPMDESLRAQAAASPVADRIHFTGRVPHAEVERYYALTDIMAYPRKKSRLTDLVTPLKPLEANAQMQLVAASDVGGHRELIRHGETGVLFAPDDPAACATALADLMDRREEWDAIREAARAHVQANHDWATNAQRYQVVYLGLLGESSDSRIPAAA encoded by the coding sequence ATGACACGGATTCTGCACGTCCTTGACCACTCGCTGCCGATGCACAGCGGCTATACCTTCCGCACGCGGGCCATCCTGCGCGCGCAGCAGGGGCTGGGGCTGGAAGTGCGCGGGATCACCGGCCAGCGGCACACGGCCGACGGTCCGGCGGTGGAGGAGGTCGACGGCCTCACCTTCCATCGCACACCGGGCCAGCCGGGCGGACCGCCGGGGCTGAAGGAATGGCGCGAGATCGACGCACTTGCCGACGCCATCGTCGCCCTCGCCGCCGAGTGGAAGCCCGATATCCTGCATACCCACTCCCCCGCGCTGAACGGGCTGGCCGCGATCCGCGCCGGGCGCAAGCTAGGCGTGCCCGTGGTCTACGAGATCCGCGCCTTCTGGGAGGATGCCGCCGTCGGCAACCTGACCGGCAGGGAAGGCTCGCTCAAATACCGCCTCACCCGGCAACTGGAAAACATGGCGGTGAGCGGGGCAGACGCGGTGTTCACCATCTGCGAGGGACTGAAGGCGGACCTCGTCCAACGCGGTTTTCCCGCCGAGAAGATCGGCATCATGCCGAACGGCGTGGACCTGACCACCTTCGGCGAACCCGCCGCGCGCGACGCCGCGCTGGCGAAGGAACTCGGCATCGGAGATGGCCCCGTGATCGGCTTCATCGGCAGCTTCTACGATTACGAGGGGCTGGACGACCTGATTGCCGCCATGCCCATGCTGACACAGCGCCATCCCGGTGCACACCTGCTGCTGGTGGGTGGCGGACCGATGGACGAGAGCCTGCGCGCGCAGGCCGCGGCCTCCCCCGTGGCGGACCGCATCCACTTCACCGGCCGCGTGCCCCATGCCGAGGTGGAGCGGTACTACGCGCTCACCGACATCATGGCCTATCCGCGCAAGAAGAGCCGCCTGACCGACCTCGTCACGCCGTTGAAACCGCTGGAGGCCAATGCGCAGATGCAGCTGGTCGCCGCCAGCGACGTCGGCGGACACCGCGAACTGATCCGCCACGGCGAGACCGGGGTGTTGTTCGCGCCGGACGATCCTGCAGCCTGCGCCACGGCGCTGGCCGATCTGATGGATCGTCGCGAGGAATGGGACGCAATCCGCGAAGCGGCGCGCGCGCACGTGCAGGCAAATCACGACTGGGCCACCAACGCACAGCGTTATCAGGTCGTTTACCTTGGTCTGCTAGGCGAATCCTCGGATAGCCGTATCCCGGCGGCTGCCTGA